One Nicotiana tabacum cultivar K326 chromosome 23, ASM71507v2, whole genome shotgun sequence genomic window, TGTGGGTGTTCTAGCTTTTTCAATGAAATGATTTTTCATCATCAGTTATAATTTGAATAATAGAAAATGACTCCTAATTATCTCTAATATTTTATTTATCGATCTCATGTGTTATGATTTATTTATCTTATGTGGAAATGGATATAACTAAAGGTACCATTTTTGGATATAACTAAAGGTACCATTTTTGAATAGCAATCAGATCGATCTCCAATCTAACTTTACGATTACCAAATTCAAGTTGAAAGTTATGAGTAGTTTATAAGGGGATTCGCattatttttactttctttctgTTAAAAATGAGCTTCATTTTCAACTTTTAAATAGTTCTTTCGAGGACATCCGATAAAATTGGTTAcatatagaaaaaataaattatctaatcaacaacaacaaaaaatccagTGAAATCTCATAAATGGGATCTGGGGAGAGGTTTTCTATTTGAATCTTTCATATGTTATGTTCATTTTGATTTCATCAAGTGCGTCTCGACGAATTCAATGTTTAGAAGTAAGGATATTCATGAATGAAGGTCTTGTCTAATTAATTTTCTCACTAAGAAAACGCATGTGGCCTAAACTTAATTACTATTATTTATTACACAAGTTTATAAACAAGAACTTACAAAAACATAATAATTATTATACAAGTCTATGAGCAAGCAGAACCTATAAAGTATAATTATTTCATAAGTCTATAAATTACGTTTCCTAGATTTGCTTATTCATAGATTTGTATAATAATTACGTTTAAGCCACGTGGGTACTCCAATAATAACAAATTGGTAGTTTTTCCGGTGTTTGTCAATTAAATACTATGGACAAATATCTTAGgaactatttttaaaagaaaaacacTGGAATGTACTTGTACTAATTAGCAGTAGACTACTTATTTGCGAGCCAGGATAACGCACCACAACCACCTTTCGTACTGGTATCTTttttaaccaaaaaacaaaaaaaaactaagtgGTCAAGACTTTCGATTATTTTTACATTGATTGGTTTTCGTTTTTTCTCCACATCGATTCAACTTTCTAGAGCTATTATTTCTTTTCATTCATTAATTTAATTGGAAAAgatttttcctttcaaaaattattttaattatctgGTAAAATAGAGATTACAATTGAAAAGAATCCCTTTTTCCCCAAGAAGAATATAATTAACTGGTACAAAATTGAAAATTAGAAAATGATAATGATATATTGCGAAGATTTTAGCTACAAGGGCAATTTTGTACATCCATTTTCTAGAGGAGAACCTCTGGAAAGTTCGGTATTTTCAGAATTCTAACTTCTATATTTTTAGAGAGCTTCCATGTTTTCCTCCTCTAGCTCTTGCCACTTCAACTTTGAAGGTAAGTTATAGCTCTCAATCGGAAGCAAAAATGGCTGACGAGGATTATGATATGGACGGAGGGTTCgtacattttatttttttcatattgAATTTTTTACGTGTTTTATGTGTTagtaatactttttttttttttccagtatgTACTTTTTTCCCTCAAAAGGTTATGCAAAAGATTATCTCTTTCTTTTCCTGATATAGTTTTTGGTGAAAGAGAACCCGAAATTGTTGAGTATTTGAATGAAACGGGTTTAAATGAAAGTAAACCGGATATTGACACTCACGTTGTAGTAGTagttattttactgaattatttttctttgtattttatttggttATACAATTATCATCTGTGTAGAGCTTCGTGTTAAGTTTTATGAGTTCGCGTATTAGGGTTTATTTAAGGTTTATGAATCAGGGTTCATATATAATTATGAAAAAAGTCATCTTTTTGGAGTGGAGAGACTCGGGACTCTCAAAGGAGAAGCTTTTTTATTTGGGTTTTCCTCCTGGTGTGTGTTACCTGCTTTCGGGCCCAACTAATCCAGGTTTGTGGCGGGAAGTCCGATTTTGGGGTAAAGCGCTCTTTAGCAAAAGCGACTACATTCCTAGGGGTCGCTATCGAGACCTTTGTTTATGGACGAGGGAGAAGTTGTTATTATGATTTTAAACCTTTTGATCCTTGTACAACGTGGATATTTGGTACTTTGGTAGGCGCACGTTACGAGTTTGAAGCTAGAAAAAGTGGATTTCTCGGTTATATAAAAAAACATTTGGGCCTTTAGTTTGAATAGCAAAATTCATATAAATAGTTTTTTGGTGCATAGTTTGAAACTCAGTGGATAATGGGCCCGCCcctctccacttaaataccaaacTTCTGCCTATGGTAGGGCTCGAACCCCATGATGTGCGCCTAACTCACCACAAGCTGTACTCTTACCGTTAGGCCAAAGCTTGTTGGGGCTCATATAAACAGCTGAGaacttctttatttttcctctgagccttttatttctttctttttgagtTGGAAATGCTTATGCTGCATGGAAACAGTCTTAGTGAAGGACCTTTAGGATAAGGCAGATAGGGGGTGCTCTATAGTGGTCCTAGCACTAAGGATGCGCAGTTACTGTATTTCTGGCTAGATACCTGCCTTTTATGGATCATCCCTTTGGCTCAAAGTGATTACTGTGTCTCTTAGAAATATTGGGGCTTCATTGTGGTGTTTAAATGATTCTGTGTTGGTTAACTAGCTGCAGTCAGATAACATTCACTAGTGGGGGACTGAGAACGGAGGGGCAGCTGTGGGGGTGTTTGGCCGTGGGGCTTTTGATTTTGTAGGGACTTCCTGACACTGCTTGAAATATGATTTATAGCTAATCACATGCTTGAATATGCCAAAATTCAAAACGTTAACTTCTTGGGTGTGAACTGAGTTTTAGAGGTTTTTTTGGGTGGGTTAGAGCGGGTGTGGGGGGTGTTAAGTGCAGATCAAGATAAAGTCGTGGAGTGCAATTGGCTAAAGGAGTTAAAAATGAAGTTAACTTGCTAAAGTTTCTTAAACCTTCTGTATGCATATGCGCATCTCATGGAACCATGAATTTACAAATTATGGGGATTATGCTATCTAGCATTGGTGGGATGACACTTAACTTATGTATCAGTATTGTTTTGATCTTGTTAGCTCTACAAAAAATTACTATCTTTTATGGTTAAGCATTATCTTACTGGTTTCTTCTTGTCGTCCCTTGCTTATTTGGTTATTGTGGAGATGAATTATGTTGGATCTGGGAAAAGTCATTTGGTATCTTCTATATTATATATTTAACTGTGTACACTGATGCAGATATGAGGATGAGCCCATAGAGCCCGAGCCTGATGTAAGATAATTTCGTTTCATGCTCCTCAGTATTGGAATGTAATTCGTGTTGCGTAAACAGTACTAACTATCACACATTATTGGGTTTCATTGTCAGGAAGGAGCAGAGGTCGAAGAAGATAATGTCAACAATGAGGAAGTGCCAGACCCCCTTTTGGGTGAAGGTGAGGAAAAACCAGAGCAGGAGCCTGTGGAACGACCTCGGAAAACATCCAAGTATATGACAAAATATGAACGTGCAAGAATCCTGGGTACTCGAGCGCTCCAGATCAGGTCCTTGCCTTTTACTCCCCAATTAGCCATTTTGTAGTTTGAAAAATTGGGGTTTTCATAACTTGTGAGTTCTTTTTGTGCTCATGCAGCATGAATGCTCCTGTTATGGTTGAGTTGGAGGGTGAAACTGATCCACTTGAGGTGAGACTGtcctatttttgttattttaccTGCTCTCAGTGACATATCAAGAAAAATTATATCTGAAGTCATGGCAAAACAAGAGTCTGTCTTATAAAGTTTGTATAATGTCGAGTAAATCTTCTTTATGTGCATCTGATTGCAATGAAAGAGCTCCGAGAAAAGAAGATACCTTTCACAATTCGTCGATATCTGCCAGATGGAAGGCAAGACTTCCTATT contains:
- the LOC107770258 gene encoding DNA-directed RNA polymerases II and V subunit 6B isoform X1; translation: MADEDYDMDGGYEDEPIEPEPDEGAEVEEDNVNNEEVPDPLLGEGEEKPEQEPVERPRKTSKYMTKYERARILGTRALQISMNAPVMVELEGETDPLESSEKRRYLSQFVDICQMEVMRIGE
- the LOC107770258 gene encoding DNA-directed RNA polymerases II and V subunit 6B isoform X2, with amino-acid sequence MADEDYDMDGGYEDEPIEPEPDEGAEVEEDNVNNEEVPDPLLGEGEEKPEQEPVERPRKTSKYMTKYERARILGTRALQISMNAPVMVELEGETDPLEL